A genomic region of Methanobacterium sp. SMA-27 contains the following coding sequences:
- a CDS encoding glycosyltransferase family 1 protein, which produces MEIDYINGSRTDKKFWISISKYQMEIVKRLNAKLNVIEYNSLMPLRSDSYENKSLKFITDIGKKTLKTIDKYRYIHTVKNEVKEGNIKHITSQGFAYILNSIKLENNIVTCYDIIPWVYDKERSSIWKENMKGLGLADIIITISKFSKEEIMKYLDYPEERIRIVYPAVDHSIYYENRDKKILSKLNISNDQKVVLYVGSETSRQNVPVLIKAFAQLKKKIPGIKMVKIGESQGYRGRENILKLIKDFHLQEDVIFVGYIPEEDMPKWYNAADILVYPCAYAGFGLPPLEAMACGTPVITSNTTSLPEVVGDAGIMIDPQDIELMADKMHDVLTNDTLKDNMINKGLKRAKIFNWDKSAHKTLNIYREFL; this is translated from the coding sequence ATGGAAATCGATTATATAAACGGGTCCAGAACAGATAAAAAATTTTGGATATCTATATCTAAGTACCAGATGGAGATCGTTAAAAGGTTAAATGCTAAATTGAACGTTATTGAATATAATTCATTAATGCCACTCAGATCAGACTCATATGAAAATAAATCACTAAAATTTATCACAGATATAGGAAAAAAAACTTTAAAAACCATTGATAAATACAGGTATATCCACACAGTCAAGAATGAAGTTAAAGAGGGCAATATCAAACATATAACCTCACAGGGATTTGCATATATCCTGAATTCTATTAAACTTGAAAATAATATTGTAACCTGTTACGATATTATCCCTTGGGTATACGACAAAGAAAGGTCTTCCATATGGAAAGAAAACATGAAAGGACTAGGACTTGCGGATATTATAATTACAATCTCTAAGTTTTCTAAGGAGGAAATTATGAAATATTTAGATTATCCCGAAGAAAGGATTAGAATTGTTTATCCCGCTGTTGATCATTCTATTTATTATGAGAATCGGGATAAAAAGATTTTAAGTAAACTTAATATTTCAAATGATCAGAAAGTTGTGCTTTATGTGGGTTCTGAAACCTCGCGACAAAACGTTCCTGTTTTGATAAAAGCTTTTGCACAACTTAAGAAAAAAATTCCAGGCATTAAAATGGTGAAAATAGGAGAATCTCAAGGGTATCGTGGACGTGAAAATATTTTAAAATTGATCAAGGACTTCCATTTACAAGAAGATGTTATTTTTGTTGGATACATACCAGAAGAAGACATGCCCAAATGGTACAATGCTGCAGATATACTGGTTTATCCATGTGCCTATGCAGGTTTTGGTCTTCCACCATTGGAGGCAATGGCCTGCGGAACACCAGTAATTACCTCAAACACAACATCATTGCCTGAAGTTGTTGGTGATGCAGGGATAATGATAGACCCACAAGATATTGAATTAATGGCCGATAAAATGCATGACGTGCTGACAAATGATACCTTGAAAGATAACATGATAAATAAAGGATTAAAAAGAGCTAAAATATTTAATTGGGATAAATCAGCACATAAAACTTTAAATATATATAGAGAATTTCTATGA
- a CDS encoding response regulator, whose product MSLDEIEILLVEDNPTDAELTMRALKRKNLINKLVWVKDGAEALDFLFAKGKYSDRNMNDLPKLILLDLRMPKVDGLEVLHEIKADDRTKRIPVVVLTSSKEDRDIVESYKLGVNSYVSKPVEFDEFIDAVSTMGFYWILINKPPSEVSHGTD is encoded by the coding sequence ATGAGCTTAGATGAAATTGAAATTCTTCTGGTTGAAGACAACCCAACAGATGCTGAACTTACAATGAGGGCCTTAAAAAGGAAAAATCTCATAAATAAATTAGTTTGGGTTAAAGATGGGGCAGAAGCACTAGATTTTTTATTTGCAAAGGGTAAATATTCGGATAGAAATATGAACGACCTTCCAAAATTGATACTCCTTGATCTAAGGATGCCTAAGGTTGATGGACTAGAAGTACTGCACGAGATCAAAGCAGATGATAGAACTAAAAGAATTCCAGTAGTTGTTTTAACATCTTCAAAGGAAGATCGGGACATTGTAGAAAGCTACAAATTGGGTGTTAATAGTTATGTCAGCAAACCAGTTGAATTTGATGAGTTTATAGACGCTGTTTCAACCATGGGATTCTACTGGATTTTGATAAACAAACCACCATCAGAGGTAAGTCATGGAACAGATTAA
- the uvrA gene encoding excinuclease ABC subunit UvrA has product MNNITTKKGSINIKGAREHNLKNIELTLPRDKFLVITGLSGSGKSSLAFDTIYAEGQRRYVESLSAYARQFLGQMKKPEVDYIEGLSPAISIDQKTTRMNPRSTVGTVTEIYDYFRLLFARVGIPHCYKCGKEISQQTAGQIVDSILTEEEDTKIQVLAPVVKDRKGEHHKVFEDLKKKGFVRVRVDGEISNLDTDFDLDKNRKHSVEVVVDRLVIRSDEDFKRRLADSVETALELGEGIVVVSYMEENGKSTDKVFSEHFACTECGINFEEISPRMFSFNNPHGACPECNGLGSKLEIDTDFVVPDKHLSLNNGAILPWSKSGNKDNYYYQMLQAVSDHYGFSMDTPFEELPEKYQRYILYGTPDKVQFIFRRKNRQHKVNRRFEGVVKRMERLFMETQSNYMRSYVGKFMSDRKCPVCKGTRLRPEARSVTIGGKSISEVVEMPIKNSKSFFDQLDLSEMELFIAKEILKEIQERLKFLEDVGLDYITLDRSSGTLSGGEAQRIRLATQIGSGLVGVLYILDEPSIGLHQRDNARLIETLKRLRDIGNTLIVVEHDEETIMSADYVVDIGPGAGEHGGKVIAEGTPQEIMENTDSITGRYLSRAETIHIPEHRHSPDGNYLTVKGARQNNLKNIDVTFPLGVFTCITGVSGSGKSTLINDVLYKGVNGKLNRKNMLAGKHDDIIGIEHLDKTIIIDQSAIGRTPRSNSATYTGVFTYIRELFAQTLAAKNRGYKPGRFSFNVKGGRCEACSGDGIIKIEMHFLADVYVPCEVCQGKRYNRETLDVRYKGKNIAEVLDMTVEESLEFFENIPKIRKKLKTLDDVGLGYIKLGQPATTLSGGEAQRVKLAKELSRQSTGKTLYILDEPTTGLHFADIKKLLDVLGRLRDSGNTVLVIEHNLDVIKTADYIIDLGPEGGDEGGFVVAEGTPEEISMSTSYTGKYLKDVLDGVTPHMRGQMIPEKELVNSSTKDK; this is encoded by the coding sequence ATGAACAACATAACAACTAAAAAAGGAAGTATAAATATAAAGGGAGCACGTGAGCACAACCTTAAAAATATAGAGCTCACTCTTCCAAGGGACAAGTTCCTTGTTATTACCGGACTTAGTGGTTCTGGTAAATCATCTTTAGCATTTGATACTATCTATGCTGAAGGACAGCGAAGATATGTTGAATCTTTATCAGCTTATGCAAGACAGTTTTTAGGACAGATGAAAAAACCAGAAGTTGATTATATTGAAGGACTTTCACCTGCAATATCCATTGATCAAAAAACTACACGAATGAATCCCAGATCCACTGTTGGTACTGTAACAGAGATATATGATTATTTCAGGCTATTATTTGCACGTGTGGGTATTCCTCATTGTTACAAATGTGGAAAAGAAATTTCACAACAAACCGCAGGGCAGATAGTTGATTCAATTCTCACAGAAGAGGAAGATACCAAAATACAGGTACTTGCACCTGTTGTTAAGGATCGGAAAGGAGAACATCATAAGGTTTTTGAAGACCTCAAAAAGAAGGGTTTTGTACGTGTAAGGGTTGATGGTGAAATATCTAATCTTGATACAGACTTTGACCTTGATAAAAATAGAAAACACTCTGTTGAGGTAGTTGTGGATAGACTGGTTATTAGATCGGATGAGGACTTTAAACGAAGATTAGCAGACTCTGTTGAAACAGCACTAGAATTAGGTGAAGGAATTGTGGTTGTATCCTACATGGAAGAAAATGGGAAATCAACTGATAAAGTATTCAGCGAACATTTTGCATGTACAGAATGTGGAATAAACTTCGAAGAGATAAGTCCCAGGATGTTTTCATTCAACAATCCACATGGTGCATGTCCAGAATGTAATGGTCTTGGAAGTAAATTAGAAATTGATACAGACTTTGTTGTACCTGATAAACATCTTTCACTCAACAATGGAGCCATACTTCCATGGAGCAAATCAGGTAACAAGGACAATTATTATTATCAGATGCTCCAGGCTGTTTCTGATCACTATGGCTTTAGCATGGACACACCATTTGAAGAGCTACCAGAAAAATATCAGAGATACATACTTTACGGCACACCCGATAAGGTACAATTCATCTTCAGAAGAAAAAACAGACAACATAAGGTTAACCGACGTTTTGAAGGTGTTGTAAAAAGGATGGAACGTCTGTTTATGGAAACCCAATCAAACTACATGAGAAGTTACGTTGGAAAGTTTATGAGCGACAGAAAATGTCCTGTCTGTAAAGGTACCAGATTGCGTCCCGAAGCCAGATCTGTTACAATTGGTGGTAAATCCATATCAGAAGTAGTTGAAATGCCCATAAAAAATTCAAAAAGTTTTTTCGACCAATTAGATCTGTCTGAAATGGAACTTTTCATTGCAAAAGAGATTTTAAAGGAAATACAGGAGCGTCTCAAGTTTTTAGAAGACGTTGGTCTTGATTATATCACCCTCGACAGATCTTCCGGAACACTTTCTGGTGGAGAAGCACAGAGAATACGTCTTGCAACACAGATAGGCTCTGGTCTTGTTGGTGTGCTCTACATATTAGACGAACCAAGTATTGGATTGCATCAAAGGGATAATGCAAGACTTATAGAAACACTAAAAAGACTTAGAGATATTGGAAATACACTCATAGTTGTTGAACACGACGAAGAAACAATAATGAGCGCTGATTATGTTGTTGACATAGGACCTGGAGCAGGAGAACATGGTGGAAAGGTAATAGCCGAGGGAACACCCCAGGAAATAATGGAAAATACAGATTCAATAACAGGAAGGTATCTTTCAAGGGCAGAAACAATACACATACCAGAACACAGACATTCTCCAGATGGCAATTACCTAACAGTAAAGGGTGCAAGACAAAATAATCTCAAGAATATAGATGTAACATTCCCACTCGGAGTATTTACATGTATAACAGGAGTTTCAGGGTCTGGTAAAAGCACACTCATTAACGATGTGCTTTACAAGGGGGTCAATGGAAAGTTGAACAGGAAAAATATGCTTGCAGGTAAGCACGATGATATCATAGGTATTGAACATTTGGACAAGACAATAATTATTGACCAATCTGCAATCGGTCGTACACCACGTTCAAATTCTGCAACCTACACAGGTGTATTCACATATATAAGGGAACTCTTTGCACAGACATTAGCTGCTAAAAATAGAGGTTACAAACCCGGAAGGTTTAGTTTTAATGTTAAAGGTGGACGATGTGAAGCTTGTAGTGGTGACGGTATTATTAAAATTGAAATGCACTTTTTAGCAGATGTATATGTGCCCTGTGAAGTTTGTCAGGGTAAAAGATACAACCGGGAAACATTAGATGTGCGTTATAAGGGTAAAAATATTGCCGAAGTTCTTGATATGACTGTTGAGGAATCCTTAGAGTTCTTTGAAAATATTCCAAAGATACGTAAAAAACTTAAAACACTTGACGATGTGGGTTTAGGATACATAAAACTGGGACAACCTGCAACAACACTTTCTGGTGGTGAAGCTCAACGTGTTAAACTAGCCAAGGAATTAAGCAGACAAAGCACTGGTAAAACCCTTTACATACTCGATGAACCGACAACTGGACTCCACTTTGCAGATATTAAAAAGTTATTAGATGTACTTGGAAGATTAAGAGATTCGGGTAACACAGTACTTGTAATTGAACACAATTTGGATGTTATAAAAACTGCAGATTATATAATCGACCTCGGACCCGAAGGAGGAGACGAAGGCGGCTTTGTTGTTGCTGAAGGAACACCTGAGGAAATTTCAATGAGCACCAGTTATACTGGAAAATATCTAAAGGATGTTTTAGATGGTGTTACACCACATATGCGGGGACAAATGATTCCAGAGAAAGAATTAGTTAATTCATCAACAAAAGACAAATAA
- a CDS encoding ATP-binding protein — protein sequence MILSSVLLAIPFLESFYNGVLQAGDYFILLLLLLVVLMVALLTERVEKVRTLKNLNNELKKEAIKLEDANNELEAFAYSVSHDLRVPLRAIDGFSRIMIEDYEDKLDDEGVRLLNIIRENTKKMGQLIDDILLLSRAGRQEMTISKLDISSLAKNVYGEFNQDTQGRNIDFTVEDLPKTQADRALITQVLTNLIGNSIKFTREKENAKINIGFKLDNEDNIYYVKDNGAGFDMKYYDKLFGLFQRLHSQEEFEGTGVGLSIVQRIISRHGGRVWGESEVGNGATIYFSIPKNLK from the coding sequence TTGATTTTAAGTTCTGTTCTTTTAGCCATACCATTTTTAGAATCATTTTACAATGGAGTTCTACAAGCTGGAGATTATTTTATCTTATTATTGTTATTATTAGTTGTTTTAATGGTTGCATTATTAACAGAAAGAGTTGAAAAGGTAAGAACATTAAAAAACCTTAACAACGAGCTTAAAAAAGAAGCAATCAAACTTGAAGATGCAAATAATGAATTGGAAGCATTTGCATATTCTGTGTCTCATGATCTTCGTGTGCCCTTAAGGGCAATTGATGGATTTTCACGGATAATGATTGAAGATTATGAGGATAAATTGGATGATGAAGGAGTTAGACTTCTAAATATAATAAGGGAAAATACCAAAAAAATGGGACAGCTTATCGATGACATACTGTTATTATCAAGAGCAGGACGTCAAGAAATGACAATTTCAAAACTAGACATTTCTTCACTTGCAAAAAATGTATACGGGGAATTCAATCAGGACACCCAAGGAAGAAATATTGATTTTACTGTGGAAGATCTACCAAAAACCCAGGCTGACAGGGCACTTATAACACAGGTTTTAACAAATCTTATTGGCAACTCTATAAAGTTTACAAGAGAAAAAGAAAATGCGAAGATTAATATAGGTTTTAAATTGGATAATGAAGATAATATATACTATGTCAAGGACAATGGAGCTGGTTTTGACATGAAATACTATGATAAGCTTTTCGGTCTTTTCCAGCGATTACACAGCCAAGAAGAATTTGAAGGTACAGGTGTGGGACTATCTATTGTACAACGCATAATAAGCCGACATGGTGGTCGTGTATGGGGTGAAAGTGAAGTTGGTAATGGAGCAACAATATACTTTTCAATTCCAAAAAATTTAAAGTAA
- the uvrC gene encoding excinuclease ABC subunit UvrC: MAIKSNDPDDLPLVPGVYLMKDSADRIIYIGKAKSLKKRVKSYFRNDLDPKTRVLMNHFHHLEYMVTDTEKEALILESNLIKKHMPRYNIRLKDDKRYPYIKVTNETFPRVLITRRVLDDGSYYYGPFPEAFALRKLVKFLKGLFKVRDCKKMDGPCLNYQIELCNAPCDKRITEQEYKKLVDNISFFFEGKYDEIMDALKLEMQEAAQKHEYEKAAVLRDQLNSVEDVLEKQKMEFTRSLDQDVIASASDSELACVVVFSVREGKIIGKDDFLMSGAENTSEEKIISAFLKQYYTGPRHVPAKIIIPKIVEDEQLLEELLSEKRDAPVSIEVPIEGVGYRLVRMVSKNASIILNHQKEVKGALVDLKKYLGIPRIPKRIEAFDISNIGGKMAVGSMVVFENGAPKKSSYRKYKIQTEGPDDYAMMREMLERRYSKLSDDKGPTPDLVLVDGGKGQLNVATDVFRSFDVHDVPVIGLAKEFEHVFIPQTPSPLILPRDSDALLLLQRIRDEAHRFAINYHKILRSKEFERSMLDDIPGVGHKRKIKLLKHFNDIKNIENASVDDIACVNGISRNLAQKIHDHFAVDSNKE; encoded by the coding sequence TTGGCTATAAAAAGTAATGATCCAGACGATCTTCCACTAGTACCTGGAGTGTACCTTATGAAGGACTCTGCTGATCGGATTATATACATTGGGAAGGCAAAATCCCTTAAAAAGAGGGTTAAATCCTACTTTAGAAACGATCTAGATCCTAAAACCCGGGTCTTAATGAATCATTTTCATCATCTGGAGTATATGGTAACTGATACGGAAAAAGAGGCACTTATCTTAGAGTCTAATCTTATAAAAAAACATATGCCTCGTTATAATATAAGATTAAAGGACGATAAGCGATATCCATATATTAAAGTTACCAATGAAACATTTCCCAGAGTCCTTATTACACGAAGGGTTCTTGACGACGGATCTTATTATTATGGACCGTTTCCAGAAGCATTTGCACTTAGAAAACTGGTAAAATTTCTCAAAGGACTATTTAAAGTAAGGGATTGTAAAAAAATGGATGGTCCTTGCTTGAACTATCAGATTGAACTTTGTAACGCTCCCTGTGATAAAAGGATCACAGAGCAGGAATATAAAAAATTAGTTGATAATATCTCATTTTTCTTTGAAGGTAAATACGATGAAATCATGGATGCTTTGAAGTTAGAAATGCAAGAAGCAGCTCAAAAACATGAATATGAAAAGGCAGCAGTTTTAAGGGATCAATTAAATTCTGTGGAAGATGTTCTTGAAAAACAGAAGATGGAATTTACACGTAGCCTTGATCAAGATGTTATTGCATCGGCATCTGATAGTGAACTTGCATGTGTAGTTGTTTTCTCTGTGCGTGAGGGTAAGATAATTGGCAAAGATGATTTTTTAATGAGCGGAGCAGAAAACACCTCCGAAGAGAAAATAATATCAGCATTTCTTAAACAGTATTACACAGGCCCAAGACATGTTCCAGCTAAAATAATAATTCCAAAGATAGTTGAAGATGAACAACTCCTTGAAGAATTGCTATCTGAGAAGAGAGATGCACCTGTATCAATTGAAGTACCAATTGAAGGAGTTGGATACAGACTTGTTAGAATGGTTTCCAAGAACGCCTCGATAATATTAAACCATCAAAAAGAGGTTAAAGGAGCACTTGTTGACCTAAAAAAATATCTTGGAATACCTAGAATACCAAAAAGAATAGAAGCATTTGATATATCCAACATAGGCGGTAAAATGGCTGTTGGATCAATGGTTGTATTTGAGAATGGTGCCCCTAAAAAAAGTTCTTACAGAAAATATAAAATCCAAACAGAAGGTCCTGATGATTATGCAATGATGAGAGAAATGCTTGAAAGAAGATACTCCAAACTTTCAGATGACAAAGGCCCAACACCAGATCTGGTACTGGTTGATGGGGGAAAAGGCCAGTTAAACGTTGCAACAGATGTTTTCAGATCGTTTGATGTGCACGATGTACCGGTTATAGGTCTTGCAAAGGAATTTGAACATGTATTTATACCACAAACACCTAGTCCGTTAATTCTGCCACGTGATTCAGATGCTTTACTTTTACTTCAAAGAATACGTGATGAAGCACACAGATTCGCAATCAATTACCATAAAATATTAAGATCAAAGGAATTTGAAAGATCAATGTTAGATGATATACCTGGAGTGGGTCACAAACGGAAAATAAAACTATTAAAACATTTCAATGATATTAAAAACATTGAAAATGCGAGTGTGGATGATATTGCCTGTGTTAATGGTATAAGCCGAAATCTTGCACAGAAAATACATGACCATTTTGCTGTAGATAGCAACAAAGAATAA
- a CDS encoding DUF169 domain-containing protein, protein MVWIWKNFTIHQILCIYWKKEFRNGDAEYLKASPEIMEKVQEAVGKITPPGKYLVISPLEEIEEDFDVKSVLCFGSGEQIRNLCSLIHFRLEDPFKSIIAPFGPSCATFVTYPAGMFEKAPKNTAFIGPVDPTGNSWFPTNYMALGIPIDMARDMCNDLDDSFANKRPEVAYPNIRNDIKS, encoded by the coding sequence TTGGTTTGGATTTGGAAGAATTTCACCATTCATCAAATACTTTGTATCTACTGGAAAAAAGAATTCAGGAATGGTGATGCCGAATATTTAAAGGCCAGTCCAGAGATCATGGAAAAAGTACAGGAAGCAGTGGGTAAAATAACACCTCCCGGAAAATACCTAGTTATTAGTCCTCTAGAAGAAATAGAAGAAGATTTTGATGTTAAATCAGTTCTATGCTTTGGTAGCGGTGAACAGATCAGAAACTTATGCAGTCTCATACACTTCAGATTAGAAGATCCTTTCAAATCCATTATAGCTCCATTCGGACCTTCATGTGCCACATTTGTAACATATCCTGCAGGAATGTTCGAAAAAGCACCTAAAAACACAGCTTTCATTGGTCCTGTTGATCCAACGGGCAATTCATGGTTTCCAACCAATTATATGGCACTGGGAATACCAATAGATATGGCAAGGGATATGTGTAATGATCTAGACGATTCATTCGCAAATAAAAGGCCCGAAGTTGCATATCCGAATATTAGAAATGATATCAAGTCATAA
- a CDS encoding DUF169 domain-containing protein, whose amino-acid sequence MSNNSKNTLIEIGNALKKAGRLETRPLAVYGSETIPEGSVSMSSIDQCTAKTILMAAVDDNIPKLFLGKQSLKGCCLGGITWFGFGRISPFIKYFVSTGKKNSGMVMPNI is encoded by the coding sequence TTGTCTAATAATTCCAAAAATACTCTTATTGAAATTGGTAATGCTTTAAAGAAAGCAGGACGTCTTGAAACTAGACCTTTAGCAGTTTATGGTTCAGAAACCATCCCGGAAGGTTCAGTGTCCATGTCATCAATTGATCAATGCACAGCGAAAACCATTCTAATGGCTGCTGTTGATGATAATATTCCAAAACTCTTCCTGGGCAAACAATCCCTTAAGGGTTGTTGTCTTGGAGGGATCACTTGGTTTGGATTTGGAAGAATTTCACCATTCATCAAATACTTTGTATCTACTGGAAAAAAGAATTCAGGAATGGTGATGCCGAATATTTAA
- a CDS encoding DUF4013 domain-containing protein — MVQTTGFFTTPLLPTLMSLGSNISSISANTILSFLTAAILVFIALLYILIILPINYMAIAHMANNNGTIMAAFRFHEIIDKIGTIGWGNLILWYLVTGTIYIIISLVGAIITGIFSIINPIVSIILNSLIIYPYLNIYLNRSIALFYLSKK; from the coding sequence ATAGTACAAACAACAGGATTTTTTACAACCCCTTTATTACCCACTTTAATGAGTTTAGGATCAAATATTTCTTCCATTAGTGCCAACACAATTTTAAGCTTTTTAACTGCAGCGATTTTGGTTTTTATTGCATTGTTATACATACTCATAATTCTTCCTATAAATTATATGGCTATAGCTCATATGGCAAACAATAATGGTACAATAATGGCCGCGTTTAGATTTCATGAAATAATCGATAAAATAGGAACCATAGGATGGGGAAATCTAATACTATGGTACCTTGTTACTGGAACTATTTATATAATAATATCTCTTGTAGGGGCCATAATAACAGGTATTTTCTCAATAATAAACCCTATTGTAAGTATAATCTTAAATTCTTTAATTATATATCCATATCTCAACATATATCTCAATAGATCAATAGCATTATTTTACTTGTCAAAAAAATAA
- a CDS encoding histone family protein, translating into MGELPIAPIGRIIKNAGGLRVSEGAEITLDKYLEEYGENISRQAVKLAKHAGRVTVNASDIELAVKEMQ; encoded by the coding sequence ATGGGTGAACTACCAATAGCTCCAATAGGAAGAATAATAAAAAATGCAGGCGGACTTAGAGTTAGTGAAGGTGCAGAAATTACTTTAGATAAATATTTAGAGGAATATGGTGAAAATATTTCACGACAAGCTGTTAAACTTGCAAAACATGCAGGAAGAGTAACAGTTAATGCATCGGATATTGAACTAGCAGTTAAAGAAATGCAATAA
- the uvrB gene encoding excinuclease ABC subunit UvrB, with the protein MSEFKLSSSYKPLGDQPKAIKSISNGIKNGLKHQTLLGVTGSGKTFTMANVIKEVQKPTLVISHNKTLAAQLYEEFKEFFPDNAVEYFVSYYDYYQPEAYIAHSDTYIDKEASINDEIDMMRHSTTQSLLSRDDVIVVSSVSCIYGIGSPEDYGGLILSVEVGDSDGREKIIGTLVQMQYERNDIDFTRGKFRVRGDVIEIHPAHGNTAIRIELFGDEVDRISTIDPILGSVRREMDRIVVFPAKHFVTSKDKIQRAVKDIEEELEERLLVLNSQNKLVEAQRLEQRTRFDLEMLQEMGYCTGIENYSMHLSGRKWGDTPQTLIKYFPDNFLTIIDESHVTVPQIGGMYAGDRARKDNLVDYGFRLPSARENRPLNFSEFEMLQNQVLYVSATPAKYELGMSQNMVEQIIRPTGLVDPEIIIKPVVGQVDHLLGEIKRKIKDKQRILVTTLTKKMAEDLTDYYAKVGIKVRYLHSDITTLERIDIIDELRRGSFDCLVGVNLLREGLDLPEVSLVGILDADKEGFLRSQTSLIQTIGRASRNIDGQVLIYADKITDSIKNAVDITTQRRKVQLAYNEKHGIKPKSVVRSVKEKTKKDVKYKDNVKNIPKDELILIIQDLEDEMKRASLKLDFETAAKIRDQIQFLEGASN; encoded by the coding sequence ATGTCAGAATTTAAACTATCATCATCTTACAAACCTTTGGGAGACCAGCCAAAGGCAATCAAATCTATTTCAAATGGGATAAAAAATGGTCTGAAACATCAAACACTGCTAGGTGTGACTGGTTCGGGAAAAACCTTTACAATGGCTAATGTTATTAAGGAGGTTCAAAAACCAACCCTTGTAATTTCACACAATAAAACATTGGCTGCGCAGTTATACGAAGAATTTAAGGAATTCTTCCCTGATAATGCAGTTGAATACTTTGTTAGTTATTATGATTATTATCAGCCAGAGGCATATATAGCACATTCAGATACCTATATCGATAAAGAAGCTTCAATAAACGATGAAATTGATATGATGAGGCACTCAACAACGCAATCATTACTTTCAAGGGATGATGTTATTGTTGTGAGTAGTGTGTCATGTATATATGGTATAGGATCACCCGAAGATTATGGTGGACTTATATTGTCTGTTGAGGTGGGGGATTCTGATGGAAGGGAAAAGATCATAGGAACCCTTGTTCAGATGCAGTATGAAAGAAACGACATAGATTTTACAAGGGGTAAGTTCAGGGTAAGAGGAGATGTAATTGAAATACATCCCGCCCATGGGAATACAGCCATACGTATAGAGTTATTTGGGGATGAAGTTGACAGAATATCAACAATTGATCCAATTCTTGGCAGTGTTAGAAGGGAAATGGATCGTATAGTTGTTTTTCCAGCCAAGCATTTTGTAACCAGCAAGGATAAGATCCAGCGAGCTGTTAAGGATATTGAAGAAGAACTTGAAGAAAGATTACTGGTACTAAATTCACAGAACAAACTAGTTGAAGCTCAGAGACTGGAACAGAGAACCAGATTTGACCTTGAAATGTTACAGGAAATGGGATATTGTACAGGTATTGAGAACTATTCAATGCATCTGTCTGGTAGGAAATGGGGAGACACACCACAAACATTAATTAAATATTTCCCAGACAATTTTTTAACAATTATCGATGAATCACATGTAACTGTACCCCAGATTGGTGGAATGTATGCAGGAGACAGAGCACGTAAAGATAATCTCGTTGATTATGGATTTAGATTACCATCGGCACGAGAGAACAGGCCATTAAATTTTTCTGAATTTGAAATGTTACAAAATCAGGTGTTATATGTATCAGCAACACCTGCCAAGTATGAACTTGGAATGAGCCAGAACATGGTTGAACAGATTATAAGACCTACAGGTCTGGTTGATCCTGAAATAATAATTAAACCAGTTGTTGGGCAGGTCGATCATCTACTTGGAGAGATTAAGCGGAAGATTAAGGATAAACAAAGAATTTTGGTAACAACACTCACCAAAAAGATGGCAGAAGATCTAACAGATTACTATGCAAAGGTTGGTATCAAGGTAAGGTACCTGCATTCAGATATAACAACACTTGAAAGGATAGATATTATAGACGAACTCCGAAGAGGTTCATTTGACTGTCTAGTCGGTGTTAACCTTTTAAGAGAGGGGCTTGACCTTCCAGAAGTATCCCTTGTAGGTATACTCGATGCAGATAAGGAAGGATTTTTAAGATCCCAAACATCACTTATACAGACAATAGGAAGGGCATCACGTAACATAGATGGCCAAGTATTGATCTATGCCGATAAAATCACTGATTCAATAAAAAATGCTGTTGATATAACAACCCAAAGAAGGAAGGTTCAACTTGCATACAATGAAAAACATGGAATAAAACCTAAATCAGTCGTAAGATCTGTTAAAGAGAAAACTAAAAAGGATGTTAAGTACAAAGATAATGTTAAAAATATTCCAAAGGATGAATTGATTCTAATAATACAAGATTTAGAGGATGAAATGAAAAGAGCATCCCTCAAACTTGACTTTGAAACAGCTGCCAAGATAAGGGATCAGATACAATTTTTAGAAGGAGCCTCAAACTGA